TGTGTATACAATAGCCTGTAGTGTATATAGTGTCTTCATAATTGCCTCATGAATCTCCTGTTACAGGTCCAGGCGGGACCACTCCCAGACTACAATGCACAGCTGCACAATGACTCTGCCAAACAGGTGGAGCCTGCACAGACTGAAGCACAAGCCAAGGTGATTATTACAAAGCccacacagcaaacattaaGAGTGAAACAGTGGGATTGTATCATGGCCTCGGAGTGAGACCACAGCCCCCGCCTGTGTGTGACGCTGTAACGtgctctgacatttttcagGCATTGTGCTGTAAAAAGACCTCTGCTGCTAATCTGCTCTGCACTCGTTTCCTGTACGCACACGCTCGAAAGGTCTTAATGAGCTAAACTGTTTGGCTCTCATTGAAGCAGTGAATTGTATGCTGATAGAGATCTCCTTCTCTCTAAAGGGAAATGGCTACCGCACACAACATGCCTCCCCGGGCCCTCGTGGACCCGCCGCCTCCATGGAGGCCCTGTCCCCCTTCTTCAAGAAGAAAGCACACATCCTGGAGGTCCTTCGCAAGATGGAGGAGACGGACCCTCTGAAGTTCCACCCGTCCACTGCGAGCTTGTCTTTCTGCGACTACAGCCAGGTGCTCATGTCCACAGAGGCTGTGTTAGCCACCGCGGACCCCCTCCCACTACAGTGCAAATCCCACCACACGCACTGCCACTGCTCCTGCTCCGACACCGACACACACCAACATGTCAACGGCGACGGGGCGGTGAAGTGTGAGGGTGGGAACACCTGCTGTTTACACTGCAAGAGGAGCCCAGACAGTCCTCCGAAGCCATGCAACCACGTCTGTAGTCCTTCAAAAGCCAACTCCGCCACCCAGAGCCATGTAGTTCCTGCAGCTGCTATAAGTGAATGTCACAGTAAGAGCAGAACAGCGGAGTCCGTTCCCCTGTCTAAACAATGCACCAAGAATGAAGCCCACCAGCAACCGGCAGGCGCCGCCGCCCACTCCTCAGTGACAGGCGCCGCTGAGCCGAGCCTTGAGGTGACGGGAgtggagcaggagcaggatAGCTCTGAGAGTTGTCTAAACGCAACTGCTGCTGAAGAGCTCACCGGTTTCTGTCCCGCCTCCCACCTGCCCAGCTCTGTGAAGGAGAGCGCACAGATCTCCCACTGTGACATGGAGACGAGTGACGGCATTCACAATGGCTTAGCGCTCTCTTCCATCAACAGCGCCATGTCGAATGACCCCTCAGCCATCCCCGagaaagacagcacagaccAGGAGGCGTCTACTGTGAGAGCCAGCGCCTCCGTCAGCCCGAGCGCCTCCTGCCTCAGCGACGTCAAAGCCGCCGCCATCAACTCCCCGTCCAAACTGCTCAAGTTCTTGAAGATTCCCTCAATAGGCGAGAAGTCTCAGGCTTCAACCTCTGCTGTCCGTCTGAGCCCCCAACTCACCCGCAGCTCCAGGATCCCCTGTCGCACCAACAACTACGAGGTGTACCACTCTCCCGTTCCCACGCGCAGAGCCACCACCACGGAGAGGTGCAGGCAGCCCCCTCCGCCCCCGTCCAGGTCTGAGTCCTACCCCGCCACACACTCAGCCCCGACCTCCCCTCCACAGCCTGAAGACGTCTGCTCCACGCCCGTGAAGGAAATAAGCTacagcagcctctctgcacCTAAAGCCAGCGCTGGCTCAAAGATGggcgctccctcctcctcacccaaAGTATCTCAGCGCGTCCCCCATTATGAAAATGTCTGTAATATATCTACCACCTCCAGAGAGGAGGAACCAACCCAGGGCCTCGAGAAAAGAACCACACTTCCATCCCAAACGAAGGCGAATGGCGGTGAAAGGAAGCTCGTTAAGTCGCTACCAGAAAGTGTCCTCAACCCCCCTCCTCAACGAAAGCAGTCGTCCTCGTCCACGTCGGAGTCCACgtcagatgatgaagaggattCAGACAGCCCAGTGTGGGTCAACCATCACAGCCTGCCCAACTCTGCCCTCAGCAAAGCTCAGGGTAGAGTCAGCTACTCACAGACCAGAGAGAAACAGGACACAGACGTAAGGGAGATAACTGTGCAGAGCTCTGAGGTCACACAGCCGGCGCCGCCTCCCCCTCCAGCCAGGAGGAGCgactcctcctccatccccaaGAGGCCGGCGGCTGGGGCCGTGAGGGCCCAGGCTGATTCCAGTCATCACGCTTTCAAAGACAGGCTAGCTGCACTGGGCAAGCTGAGGAGCTCTGAGGACTTACAAGTCGGTCTCAGGCCGGTCGACACGGTGAATGAGGGCGCCTATGGGGACGAAAGGAGTAAGACAGCGGAGCGGGCCATGGAGCTCCataaagaggagcagagacatTCAAAATACACAGACTCTTTGGATGGTAAACCCAAAGGTAGTGGTACTGGTTTGAAGTACCCGGGCTCGTCTCAGCTGTATGAACAGGCCGTAAAATCTCAGCCTTCTGGTCCAGCTGTGGTTAAACAAGAACTGTGTGTCACCAAGACAGAAGGCTCCAAGAGCAAAATAGGTCTGCCGTCCCCCAACGCAGATGCTCCACAGGTACTACGCAACAACATTAAGTGTCCTGGCTCCCTGAATCTGGCCTACAACCTTAAACCAGGTGTTGGTCCTCACAGTAGCAGCAGCCCTAATAAAATCCCCCCAAAGTCGCCGTCCAAGCCCTGCCAGGGCCCGTCCGTCCATAGAGGGGGGAAGCCCACAGAGGCCCCTCGTTACTCGTCCAAATCAGAGGAGAGGACCAAGATCAGCGGGAAGGGGAAAAAGAATCCGATGTACGGAGACAGCctgccgcctcctcctccgagACCTCCAACGTCTGAGGGGGAGAAGCCGCTGCAGCCGGTCCCCAGCCCGCAATCCGCCATCGAGCAGAAGGTGATGAAGGGCATCGAGGAGAACgtgctgaagctgcaggagcaggacagaggagggCAGGCCGGCGAGGTCAAGCAGAAAGCCTCCAATGGCATTGCGAGCTGGTTCGGCCTGAAGAAGAGCAAGCTGCCCGCTCTGAGCCGCAAGGCCGACGCCACCAAGGTGAAGGACGAGAAGAAGGAGTGGAAGATCAACATCCCCTCAGTGGGCAGGGACTCTGTGAAAATGGCCACCAGGTGCAAAGAAGGAGTGGAAGGCCTGAACATCTCCACTCTGATGGAGAAGGCCGAGGGGCTGCGGAGGgccctggaggaggagagggcgtACGTGGAGAGGTCAGGCAGGGGTCACTCCTGTGAGGTGGTGATGGACCAGGCTCAGGGACAGCTGGCCGTCATGTACCGAGGAGCTCGCTCTGAC
This region of Chaetodon auriga isolate fChaAug3 chromosome 10, fChaAug3.hap1, whole genome shotgun sequence genomic DNA includes:
- the nckap5l gene encoding nck-associated protein 5-like, coding for MRTMSDETEQRMCDEDFGSDEEGDVESYLEDNSSELMDRLRELEAENSALMLANESQREAYERCLDEVANHVVQALLNQKDLREECIKLKMLVFDLERQNRALCELFQQKLPNHPTAHYQVQAGPLPDYNAQLHNDSAKQVEPAQTEAQAKGNGYRTQHASPGPRGPAASMEALSPFFKKKAHILEVLRKMEETDPLKFHPSTASLSFCDYSQVLMSTEAVLATADPLPLQCKSHHTHCHCSCSDTDTHQHVNGDGAVKCEGGNTCCLHCKRSPDSPPKPCNHVCSPSKANSATQSHVVPAAAISECHSKSRTAESVPLSKQCTKNEAHQQPAGAAAHSSVTGAAEPSLEVTGVEQEQDSSESCLNATAAEELTGFCPASHLPSSVKESAQISHCDMETSDGIHNGLALSSINSAMSNDPSAIPEKDSTDQEASTVRASASVSPSASCLSDVKAAAINSPSKLLKFLKIPSIGEKSQASTSAVRLSPQLTRSSRIPCRTNNYEVYHSPVPTRRATTTERCRQPPPPPSRSESYPATHSAPTSPPQPEDVCSTPVKEISYSSLSAPKASAGSKMGAPSSSPKVSQRVPHYENVCNISTTSREEEPTQGLEKRTTLPSQTKANGGERKLVKSLPESVLNPPPQRKQSSSSTSESTSDDEEDSDSPVWVNHHSLPNSALSKAQGRVSYSQTREKQDTDVREITVQSSEVTQPAPPPPPARRSDSSSIPKRPAAGAVRAQADSSHHAFKDRLAALGKLRSSEDLQVGLRPVDTVNEGAYGDERSKTAERAMELHKEEQRHSKYTDSLDGKPKGSGTGLKYPGSSQLYEQAVKSQPSGPAVVKQELCVTKTEGSKSKIGLPSPNADAPQVLRNNIKCPGSLNLAYNLKPGVGPHSSSSPNKIPPKSPSKPCQGPSVHRGGKPTEAPRYSSKSEERTKISGKGKKNPMYGDSLPPPPPRPPTSEGEKPLQPVPSPQSAIEQKVMKGIEENVLKLQEQDRGGQAGEVKQKASNGIASWFGLKKSKLPALSRKADATKVKDEKKEWKINIPSVGRDSVKMATRCKEGVEGLNISTLMEKAEGLRRALEEERAYVERSGRGHSCEVVMDQAQGQLAVMYRGARSDNFMQQLLNRVDGKDMISVPQRRLSFDCKTSKPVFSQQSDIISHTTSREDMEKGSDRIGKITSDENLADSVHSQHFAGSGASTYTLDSGIGTFPLPDCSSGAAGRGLSKTRAGAEHHSSGSPGRAGRRARTLDRELTSQEECYAPHKQLIPTIQYGSMVEGRSSAGVIREDKEAHGANMFSPRSKTWTFPNLKTPAGPAEVYLAVEEEEEEAVSFGSPFRGSMKAGGPSSSRVVDPGSLPVPAQSGMSRRGKTRTPSVPEMSREAGLELLRERPEEALSPSRPQVLETPESLSDSLYDSLSSCGSQG